One region of Cydia pomonella isolate Wapato2018A chromosome 9, ilCydPomo1, whole genome shotgun sequence genomic DNA includes:
- the LOC133520934 gene encoding tRNA (guanine-N(7)-)-methyltransferase: MALPQKKYYRQRAHSNPIADHCFEYPAHPDDYDWSTLYPTLENNEKRVEFLDVGCGYGGLLVTLSPMFSDNLMLGLEIRVKVSDYVNDRIKALRIQHPDQYQNVAVLRTNAMKYLPNFFHKGQLKKMFFLYPDPHFKKAKHKWRIINKWLLSEYAYILAEQGIVYTITDVKDLHEWMVSHFEDHPLFEKISDEELKSDPIVEKLYESTEEGQKVTRNNGDKFLAVYRRISDEMAKIKNSN, encoded by the exons ATGGCATTGCCTCAGAAGAAATACTATAGGCAACGTGCACATTCTAACCCCATTGCTGACCACTGTTTTGAATA CCCTGCTCACCCAGATGATTATGACTGGTCTACCTTGTATCCAACACTTGAAAACAATGAAAAACGGGTTGAATTCCTAGATGTTGGTTGTGGATATGGAGGCTTGTTAG TGACTTTGTCTCCTATGTTTTCTGACAACCTCATGCTGGGATTAGAAATAAGAGTGAAGGTGTCAGATTATGTCAATGACAGAATTAAAGCTCTAAGGATACAGCATCCAGACCAATACCAAAATGTGGCAGTTTTAAGAAcaaatgcaatgaaatatttgcCTAATTTCTTTCACAAGGGCCAG CTTAAAAAGATGTTCTTCTTATATCCAGATCCCCATTTCAAGAAAGCAAAACATAAATGGAGAATAATTAACAAATGGTTGTTATCAGAGTATGCTTATATTCTAGCAGAGCAA GGTATTGTATATACTATCACAGATGTAAAAGATTTGCATGAATGGATGGTGAGTCATTTTGAAGATCATCCTTTATTTGAGAAAATATCTGATGAAGAATTG AAAAGTGATCCAATTGTGGAAAAGCTTTATGAAAGCACCGAAGAAGGTCAAAAGGTGACAAGAAACAATGGCGACAAGTTTCTCGCAGTATATAGAAGAATTTCAGATGAAATGGCAAAAATCAAAAATTCTAActaa